The genomic interval TTCTTGGCTGCGATCAAATATAGAGAAAATAGAGAACTAACCGACAATGTGACTCTATTTTAACTACCCACGTAATGTTGAGCACTCGGAACCGATATAAAGCTGCAGGCACATCGACAATATCAAAAGTTTCCGCATTGTAAACAAATCCAAGCACTTGAATAGCCCCAGACAGTCCGCGTTCAAGTAAATCCCAACCACAGTCTCAATATTAGTTGAATAGAAATATATCGATTATCATAACTAGTTTGCCGTAATCCACCATATTTAACTAATTAAACCAGGTCTAGCACCAACTATCATGGTGGGTACTCGAGAAGCTTTGCAATTGAGCACAGCTTTAAGACTTTACAGCTGATCGACTGGCTGGCCAGTTGTAAAAGGTAATAACTAGTAACTATTAATATTGGCATAGGGCAGCTATTATTTTTAGCACAATAAACAAATCCCATTTACACAAAAGATAAATGGGAAATCTATTCAAAATGCTAGCTCCTCATACGTTAGTTGGTAATCATATTTATCGcatttatctttatttttttatcgCATTACTaggattatttttaaaaatatatttattggaattttttttttttttgttgtcaatcattttatataaaacgtaATCTGGCTCATATAGGCCAAGGTTAGAAGACCCCGAAAGCACAGATGGGTCCAATCCAATCACATTTCAGCAGCGCATGAAGCCCTATACAAGTTTCTAGATATTTATAGTATATGTCTTGGAACTCGGAGCAAAGATTGTAggctatactatatatattatagcaACATAAGGAAACACTTAACGAAAAAAACGATCTGTAAGAGCTTTTAAGTTAGGTTGGTTAATTTTTATAAGtgtatgaaaattatttttatttctgttaGGATTGATAAGGATATGAATAAAAGATATTAGATATCTTACAGTGCTCAATCTTACAATGAGAAAATAATTTTGGCTTACGTTCGGTTAGGGGATATATAAAAGATATTAGTGCATTTATACGGGAGAAAAATAAGAACAATAATAGTATTTTGTGTTTAGTCTCCCAATTAATAATCATTCAACTATAAGACTTGCTTATAGAAATCATCGTAGGGCAACTTGTCTAACACACGGCTAATAATTGTCTGTGCCACCTGGTTAACAGCCGAGTTGACACCTTTTCGCATGGTATTCCACACATcctgccagttgttgttgattaGCTCGTTCATGGAGTCGCTTAGCTCCTGGTTGTCAAGCAGCTTGTCAAAGTTGACATGCAGACTGTTTAACAATGTAATATTTAGGAATAATTTTCTGCTAATATTAGCACCTTTTAGCTTACCCCTTTATATTCACCAGACACTTGACCTTGTTGATCTTTGCATAAAGTTTAGCATCGGCTGTTCGCTGATCCTCAACTGCTTTTGCCCTGCACGTGAATTGACAACCGCTCAGTTCCACCTGCGCCACGCCCTTGCCCTGTATGGGCAACATCAACAGCCTGCCCTCCGCCTCATAGAGCCCATCGAGCCGCAACAGAGGCGTCCATCCGGCCAGCTCGAAGCCATGTCGCAACACTTTCTCGAATCCTTTGACATGCTGGATTGTCGTGTTCTCAAAACCACACACCCTCAATGTATTGAATTTCAAGCTCAATTGCATGGGCGTATTGGGCGTGGCCTCGCTAACGACTACATCTTGAAAGTCTATGGCATCCAAGGCATCAAGTCCAATGCCAGGTAGGCCCTTGGGATACTTTTGCACAATTTGATTGATGGTTTCCACAATGCAGTTCGCATCGCCGCCAGCGCATTTCTCAATCTCTGGTGCTGAAAATtcgaatatttatttctttttaataaaacttaaaactaaaaaaataaataaaacaagaaattCTTGCACGCAAATCctaaatacatatgtaaacaGTGTTATTCTTTAGagacaaataaatttaaatattaagaaaataattgaattgacATATATCTAGAATGTTATATCAGTTTATAATTGAGTTAATAAGATGGGAAAGTGACCGctgataaattaaatatttgagatTAACTTTTTGAAACTCGCGAAAGTTTTATTCCCAGAACccaaaatgggtaaaaatatataatgtatttgtgcaaatgtatggcAGAAGggagcatctccgaccccataaagtgtatatattcttgatcagcatcaatagccgagtcgatctagccatgtacGTCTGCCTGTCTGTATGTCAGGAGTTCAAGTATTGTGGTGGCTGTAGCTTATACCCAAATCGCGGGTAGAGCTTTTTGAGGTTTTAGACCGGCCGCACCTCCCACCAATGAGGGAATGTATTGATTCCACCCGGCATTTATCCAATTGGTACCGAAGGAACATTATTCGCGCAGGGAAAGTGTCCTGGAGGGGGGGCGATAGTCCGACGCATTGTTTCGGCTCGTTGTATTTTCGAATAACGTGAGACTAATCCAACATAGTAGGTGCTCAAGTAAAACCCCGGTCTTTATCCGTCcttccgtccgtctgtccgtatatatgaacgcaaggatatcaaaacctataagagctagagacttgaaattttagatgtatgtcctcctagtgcctgcacaGATGAtatttgtttccgatattcgttgccccgtttccaagcaaacTCTAAAAAACTATATCTACTTCCTATTTTTTGAGTAAATTGGggaaatattaagagctagagttacTTGATATTTTGGTTTTAGAgtattatgtgtatatatcaagtatatttcattttatacttatcgccacctccccgctaccaccgcaaagctataaatcaagtaaataacccacattatattgcccaccaatttaagccacaattttaatgcaatgaACTTTTTGagaatgcacaaatatttcatGCTACagtaagatatactgtagaaagtatcattaagatcggttaagaaaaaacccaaAAGTTATGTGATttactgcgcaattggatggggcagctagcgcaaattccaagagtttctgtatacatgtacacacagaTTTATGCGCATCTGCTCGAATTATATCAACAccattgcaattgcaactgtTTTCTGTgttgct from Drosophila virilis strain 15010-1051.87 chromosome 2, Dvir_AGI_RSII-ME, whole genome shotgun sequence carries:
- the Jhbp15 gene encoding circadian clock-controlled protein daywake, with protein sequence MSKMWYTLALLLLNGFFVRGELPPEIEKCAGGDANCIVETINQIVQKYPKGLPGIGLDALDAIDFQDVVVSEATPNTPMQLSLKFNTLRVCGFENTTIQHVKGFEKVLRHGFELAGWTPLLRLDGLYEAEGRLLMLPIQGKGVAQVELSGCQFTCRAKAVEDQRTADAKLYAKINKVKCLVNIKGLHVNFDKLLDNQELSDSMNELINNNWQDVWNTMRKGVNSAVNQVAQTIISRVLDKLPYDDFYKQVL